A section of the Rhizobium sp. BG4 genome encodes:
- a CDS encoding tyrosine recombinase XerC, with protein MNELLIIADPRLMSERSAWLESLESERRLSEHTLDAYERDSRQFLTFLTGHLGGPTTLKDIEALRPADFRAFLAARRKEGSGARSLGRNLAGLRSLLRYLEKKELVNAAGASAVRSPKQPKSLPKPLSDRQAVTVVSDEAQMHDAPWIAARDAAVMTLLYGCGLRISEALDLTPGDFHDAASSLRITGKGNKTRLVPLLAIVSEAVGRYRALCPFHLEAAEPLFRGARGGKLQPAIIQRTMQKMRSAFGLPETATPHALRHSFATHLLAGGGDLRTIQELLGHASLSTTQVYTGVDSARLLEVYDRAHPRA; from the coding sequence GTGAACGAACTTTTGATTATCGCCGATCCGCGCCTGATGTCAGAGCGCAGCGCCTGGCTTGAGAGCCTGGAGAGCGAACGCCGCCTTTCGGAACACACGCTCGACGCCTACGAGCGCGACAGCCGCCAGTTCCTGACCTTCCTCACCGGCCATCTCGGCGGCCCAACGACGCTGAAGGATATCGAGGCGCTCCGCCCCGCCGATTTCCGCGCCTTCCTTGCCGCCCGCCGCAAGGAGGGATCCGGCGCCCGTTCGCTCGGCCGCAATCTCGCCGGCCTGCGCTCGCTGCTGCGCTATCTCGAAAAGAAGGAATTGGTGAACGCCGCAGGCGCCAGCGCCGTCCGCTCTCCGAAGCAGCCGAAATCGCTGCCGAAGCCACTCTCCGACCGTCAGGCCGTCACCGTCGTCAGCGACGAGGCACAGATGCACGATGCCCCCTGGATCGCGGCGCGCGATGCGGCCGTGATGACGCTCCTCTATGGCTGCGGGTTGCGTATCTCCGAAGCGCTTGATCTGACGCCCGGCGATTTCCACGACGCCGCGAGCTCGCTACGCATCACCGGTAAGGGCAACAAGACCCGCCTCGTGCCGCTTCTCGCCATCGTCAGCGAAGCCGTCGGCAGGTACCGCGCGCTCTGCCCGTTTCATCTCGAAGCAGCCGAACCTCTCTTCCGCGGCGCCCGTGGCGGCAAGCTGCAGCCGGCGATCATCCAGCGTACCATGCAGAAGATGCGCAGCGCCTTCGGCCTGCCGGAGACGGCAACGCCGCATGCGCTGCGCCACTCGTTCGCAACGCATCTGCTTGCCGGTGGCGGTGACCTTCGCACCATTCAGGAACTTCTCGGCCATGCCAGCCTTTCGACCACGCAGGTCTATACAGGCGTCGATTCGGCAAGGTTGCTCGAGGTCTACGATCGTGCCCATCCAAGGGCGTAA